The genomic window GGAATCACTTAACGCCGCCATAAGGTCCGCACTGGAGATCCACAACAACAAACCTTTTTCAGGGCGGAGCTATTCACGCAGGGAACAGTTCGAAGAGGTTGAACGCGAAGCGTTGGGACCGCTCAACCCGATCCGTTACGAAGTGCACAAACAGGTCATGGTAACGGTGATGAAGAACGGTTATGTGCGTTTAGGCGAAGATATCCACTATTATAGCGTGCCCTACACCTATATCGGCAAGAAAGTAAAAGTGCTTTATACCTCTACCATGGTCCAGATCTATTACCACTACACGCAGGTTGCTGCCCATAAACGCACCCGGGCCAAATATCATTACACCACCGGTAAAGAGCACCTGGCCTCACAGCACCGCTTTTTGACCGAATGGACACCTGAAAAGTTTATGCAGGAAGCCGAGCAGATCCATGAGGATGTGGCCAGATACATCTCTCAGGTCCTGGAACGTAAAGCCTATCCCGAGCAGGCCTACAAATCATGTTCCGGTATACTGAGCTTCACCAGGCGTGTCGGCCCGGAGCGTCTGGCCAATGCCTGCCGCTGGGCCGATAATCTTGGCCAGTACAACTATCCGATCATTGAGGAGATCCTGAGAAAACGGCTGGACCAGCTTACCCCTGAGGATGAGCCGGCCAGCATTCCGGCCCATAACAACATCAGGGGCAAAGAATATTATCAGTAATACATTAACAATCCATAACAAACATGAATAACGAAACATTAGAGAAGATGCGTCAACTTCGCCTTTATGGCATGTACGATGCTTTTAAAACCAATCTGGAGACTTCAGTGAAAGAATCCCTTACCGCAGACCAATTCATTGCATTGCTGGTGGCCAGCGAGTGGGATGATCGGCGGAACCGGTCTGTACAAAGGGCGATCAGTGGGGCAAGTTTTCGCTACAATGCTTCTTTGGAACAGATCGACTACTCATTTGAGCGTGGTCTGGATAAGAATCAGGTCCACAGGCTTGCCGGACTCGAGTTTATAAAAGAGCACAAGGATGTGTTCATTACCGGTTCCACTGGAACCGGCAAAAGTTATCTGGCAACCGCTCTGGGCTACCATGCCTGCCAGAACGGCTACAAAGTGATGTATGTGAATACAGCTAAGCTGATGGGCCAGCTAAAGCTGGCTAAGGCCAAAGGGACCATGCTGGCAGAACTGAAGCGTATAGAGCGCATGGACATGCTCATATTGGATGACTTCGGCCTCCAGCCATTCGATCCCCAGTCCAGGCTTGCCCTGCTTGATATCATCGAGGACAGGCACCAGAAGCGTTCTACGGTCATTACTTCGCAGATCCCGGTAAAGGAATGGTACGACATCACTGGTGAAAAGACCGTGGCTGACGCAGTGCTTGACCGCATTGTACACCACTCAGTAAGGGTCGAATTGTTTGGAGAATCACTAAGGAGAAAAAAACTAATCCGGAAAATGTATTTTTGTAGAAATAATAGTTGTTAACCCGGACAAAAAATATCCGTCTCAGGAACCGATCTGCACAACAACTTTTTGTTCTTTTCAAACCTCAACTCTGAGGGGACAGTTTGCAGTGGTGAAGGGGGGACAGTTTCATTGGTATATCCACATAACACCTTTTAATGAAATCTAAGCTGGAACATTTCATCGACTGTGCGGTTTGAAACTTATGGTAAAGATGCTTCCCTTGCCGAGCTCACTTTGCACATTGATGGTACCACCCTGTGCCTCTACAAATTCTTTACTGATGCTTAATCCCAGGCCCGTGCCATCTTTCTTGGAACCGGGAATACGGAAATAACGATCAAATATCTTGTCGATGTATTCTTCTGAAATCCCCTGACCACCATCTTTGACCGCCAGCTTGATGCCATCGGCATCCTGCGATACAACGAGCTCCACTTTGGAATGCTCATAGGAATACCTTATGGCATTGGAAAGCAGGTTGGTCAATACCCATGCGGATTTTTCACTGTCCCCATAGATCTTGGGCATCGGTCCCCGTTCCAGAACTTTTACGCTGATGTTCTTCTGTTCCGCTGCCGTTCTGGTCGCATTGACGGCATAGTCCATAATTTCGGTAATATCGAAACTGGCCATGCTAAGGTTGATGGAACCACTTTCCACCTGTGTAATATTAAGCAGCTCACCAGTAATTTTCAAAAGTCTTTCTGTGTCCTCTCCAATACTATCAGCCAAACTTTCCTGCTCCTTGTTCAGTTGTCCGACCTGCTTGTTCCTTAACAATTGCAGGCTCATCTTTATCGCAGCGATAGGTGTTTTCAATTCATGGGATACTGTGGCGATAAAATTGGTTTTTGCAAAATCCAGTTCTTTATAAGAGGTTACATTCTTTAGGACGATGACCAAACCAATCAGCTTCTCTTTGGATTCTCCAGTAGGAACGATACCTATAGGGATAATTTCCTTTTCAAAATAGCTTTCCTTTTTATCTGCGTAGATCTTTACAGGTGAATTCCTCTTGTTAGGATCTATATCCATAAACAGTGTCCTTATCAGATCATTTTGCTGCATGACTTCCTCAATGGGTCTGCCTACCATATCAGCTTGGTTTAATCCGGTAATCTGCAAGGCTTTGTCATTTGCAAAAAGAACGGTTTTATAGTGGTCAAGTCCGATTACTGGCTCACTCATATTGTCGATCAGCGTCTCTATCCGTTTTTTTTCCATCATCAGTTTTTCCAGGCTGCTATTACTATATTCCTGTAATTTCTTTGCCATGGTATTGAACGATCTGGCCAGTTCGCCGAATTCGCTGTGGCCTTCGAAATGGACACGCTGCGTGTAATTCATATCGGCCACCTCCCGGATGCTCTGGGTAAGTTCCCTGATGGGATTTGCGATATTGGACGGCAGGTTGACCAGCAGTACAAATGCCACCAGAAAACAGAACGAACCAGAAAATACAATCCAGAGGATAGCCTCATCGGCAGTATCGGAGGCCTTGTTGTTCTTTCGCTGTATGGCTTTCATGTTAAGTAGCATCAGTCCGGAAACATCTTGATGCACCACTTTTTTGAGGTCCTGGTCAGTGGGTCTGCCTAGCATCCTGCGGAAATCCTTTGCGATCTTTGCCGTCAACTCCAGCTCACCGGGTTCTGTGATGGTCGCCTGCTGTTTCCTTAGATTCAGCTGGAATATACGTTGGTATTCGGATAGCTGTATACCTCCATTGAGGGCATCCAGCATCTGTCTGGCATAATCGACAGATTTATAGTTGTCGGTCAATATATTCTTGGCATCAGCGGAAAGCTGGTTGATATATTTACCGCTCAGGGCAGTAAGCAGGACAATCATGGCAAAAAGCAGCCCAACGCCCAACAGAAGTTTAGTTTTTATCTTCATTATGATAATATGACCAGATCGATATTTTCTCTGGATAATCTATTCAATAACACATTAAATTTATCGGTGGCAAGAATGATCTTCCACAGACTTAAATGGGGCTTACCGATGCATACGGTAGTAATTTTTCTATCCCCACATTGCTCCATGATAGCCCTCGAAACATTTTTGTTTTCTACTTTGATAATCTCTGCACCCAATTCGGTTGCTAATTTAAAATTATTAATAAGGTGACGCTGTTTATCTAGAGCAATTCTGGAAACATTTTCGGCGGGTGTCTGCACATAAAGTACATACCATTTGCTATGGTAATAATTCGCCAACCTCGCTGTTTTCCTGATGACTGTTTTTGCAGTCTTTTCATTACTGCTGATACAGGCCAAAAAGCGTTCGTGCTTAAGCACATGTTCTTTGGTAACTTCACTTTCCACCTTATGCTCTACGTGTGAGGCCACTTCCTTCAGGGCCAGTTCGCGGAGCTGCAAAATATGTTCGCTCTGGAAGAAATTCTTCAGCGCCGTTTCCACTTTTGCAGGGTCGTATATTTTACCCTCCTTTAACCGGGTAATCAGTTCATCAGCAGTAAGATCGATATTTACGACCTCATCCGCCTGTGAAATCACGTTATCTGGTATTCTTTCCTTTACCTCAACGCCAGTTATCTTTTTCACTTCCTCGTTCAGGCTCTCGATATGCTGTATATTGACTGCACTGATCACATTGATACCTGTATCGAGTATTTCAAGGACATCCTGCCAGCGCTTGGTGTTTTTGCTTCCCTCTATATTGGTATGCGCCAATTCGTCAACAACTACTACTTCGGGACGTAAGTTGATCACCGCCTGAACATCTAGTTCTTCCAATTCCTTGCCTTTATAAAACAATTTGCGGCGTGGGATAATTGGCAGACCATCTAACAACGCATGCGTTTCGGCTCTATTGTGCGTTTCGATGTATCCAATCTTGATATCGATACCATTACGTAACAGCGCATGCGATTCCTGCAACATACGATAGGTTTTGCCCACACCGGCACTCATACCAATGTAGACCTTGAATTTTCCCCGTCTCGACTTTTTGATGAGATCTAAAAATTCCTCGGCAGATTTCCTCGTTTCTTCCATTTAAGGTTATTGATCGGCTTTTTGACCGGAAACAAGTTTGACCAAACAGACCTGACCAAATTTAATGCTTCCACAAATATAACTATTAAGCCCCATACGAATTATCGCAGGGGCCTAAAACAAACACTAAACTAAAACTTGATGGCAAGTGAAGTTATTGCCATGACATTTCCTTTTGTTAATTCCTCATCCCTGTTAACGAAAATGGCATCTTTGCCACTTAGGTTTTTGACCTCGGTACGCCAAACCAAGTTCGGGAGAATCTGGTAATCCAGATTTAGGGATGCTGCAAAAGTTTGAAAACCATTGGGGCTTCCCGTAGCAATGATTACTCCATTCTTATCATTATAATATTCGCCCCTTGCGGCTAAACTTACTTTATCGGAAGCCGAGAATTTAGCGATTAACACGGGACTGTACCAGGTATCGTAGTTATCGCTTCCCTTTGTTTTTTGTTGTGCGCCAAAATCAAAACCTGCAATCAGGGCGAGCTTGCTGCTCAAGGTAAACTGGCCATAAAAGTTATGGAAATATCTCGTCCTGCGATCCACATCGGGCAGATCATTGCCGATAAACGAACTGCTATTCAACAACACCTTGCCGCTTGGACGGAAGGTGAGCTGGTGTCCAAAGGCAGGCGTGCTATTTCCTTCAACGCGTTGTATGCGCTGCCAACTGTTCAATATCAATGCGGCCATGCTCCATTTTCCGTCTGGTGTACTGTAGGATAATTTGGCACCTGTCTCAAAATAAGGAGAATTATCTGCTAGCATACTTCTGGTGAGCGTGAAACAATCAGCCCCTATGGCACTTTCAAAACCAATGTGAGAAGGCAAAATTCCGGCATCCAACCATAAATCACTTTTGCTGGAAAGCTTCACACCCACGTTAGCTTCAAATATATTCTTCAATACCCCTTCTTCTGCAGCGTAATTGGCATTCATATAAGAGCCAACACCCAATCCTAGGTTGGCCCTGACTTTGTCATTAGCATAGGCGGCCTTTACGACCCCCAGATTAAGGCTTACCTCATTATTTCTGTTATGGCTATAAACAAAGCCTGGTCTGGTATTGGATAGCGGATTATTGAAATCCTGTTGGTAATAAACTTCAGCGTACCCACTGATAGTTAATTTAGATTTTTCCGGCTCTGTTTGGGCAACGGCTCTAATAGATAGCAACGCTAGGGCTGCTACAAAGATTTTCTTCATTTCTGTAATTGATAAATTTTGTAATTGTTAGCTACAAAGTGGTCTGGTGTTTATCTCCCGGGCAGACATCCCAGGCCTCCCTGTTTTATTTTAAGTTGTCTAACGCGATGTTTAATTTGAGTACGTTGATCTTTTCTGTTCCAAACAGGCCCAGTAGCGGTTTTTCTGTGGCAGCAAGCACCAGTTGTTGTACTACGCCTTCTGTAAGTCCCCTCACTTTGGCGACACGCCCAACCTGTATATTGGCTGCCTCAACAGAGATGTTCGGATCCAATCCAGCACCACTGGCCGTTACAATGTCTGATGGAATATCAGTTTTTTTAATACCTGGATGGTGTACCAAAAAAGTATCAATCCTTGTCTGTACCTCTGCTAGGTAATCTGGGTTAGAAGGCCCCTTATTACTGCCCCCTGCACCTGCCGCATTATAACCCACAGCAGATGGTCTAGACCAGAAATAGTTGTCGTTGCTAAAGGTTTGCCCAACATTGGCATAATGTACTTTGCCTTTTTGGGTTACGATTTCGCCTTTTCCCTTATTGGGTGCCAACTGGGCCAGGCCTAAAACAATTAAAGTATAGATACCCGAGAAGAACAACAGGCAGACAACGGTCAACCTGATAGCGGGAAAAAAATTGCTTTTCATTTCTTAAAAATTTAAAATTTGGATATTGGCAGTGAAAGTATTTTTTAAGCTTTACTTTTCACTGTCTAAGTTTCTTTATATAAATACTGACACCAACAAATCGATAACTTTTATTCCTACAAACGGAATAGCGATACCACCCAAACCATAAATGAACAGGTTCCTTCTCAGCAGAGCGCTTGCACCAATTGGTTTATAGGCAACTCCTTTTAGCGCAAGTGGAATAAGCATCGGAATAATGATGGCATTAAAGATAACTGCCGAAAGTATAGCGCTTTCTGGAGAATGGAGCCCCATGATATTCAGACCTTGTAGCGCAGGTATCGAAGCGATGAACAGTGCCGGAACAATGGCGAAATATTTGGCCACATCATTCGCGATACTGAATGTGGTCAGCGTACCTCTAGTCATCAACAATTGCTTGCCAATTTCTACAACCTCGATCAGTTTCGTAGGATCGTTATCTAGGTCGACCATGTTGCCAGCTTCTTTAGCTGCTTGGGTACCACTGTTCATCGCTACACCAACATCCGCCTGTGCCAATGCAGGTGCATCGTTTGTGCCATCGCCCATCATCGCCACCAATCGTCCTTCTACTTGTTCTTTTTTGATGTAGTTCATTTTATCTTCTGGTTTAGCCTCGGCAATAAAATCATCTACACCTGCTTTTTCCGCAATAAATTTCGCCGTTAGAGGATTATCGCCAGTCACCATTACGGTCTTGATGCCCATTTTACGGAGACGTTCAAAACGTTCATGTATTCCAGGTTTGATAATATCTTGTAACTCTATCACACCAAGGGCAAAATCATTTTCGGCAACAACCAATGGAGTACCTCCATTTTGCGAAATTGCACGTACCTTTTCATCCACTTCTTTTGGGAAGGTATTGCCCGCACGCAGCACCATGTTTTTAATGGCATCTGTTGCACCCTTTCTGATACGAATGTTTTCATAGTCTATACCCGAACTGCGGGTTTCGGCCGTAAACTTGATAAACACTGGATTTTCTATTCTGAAACTAGAAGGCGATAAACCAGCCAGCTCTATTATTGATTTACCTTCAGGTGTTTCGTCGGCCATAGAACTTAATACAGCAGCTTTAATCAACCTATTATTATCTACGCCATCTGCTGCATGAAAATGCGTGGCTTTACGATTTCCGATGGTAATGGTACCTGTTTTATCTAATAACAAAACATCTATATCGCCAGCAGTTTCCACTGCTTTACCACTTTTGGTAATTACGTTGGCCCTAAGTGCCCTGTCCATTCCGGCAATACCAATGGCCGATAACAGCCCGCCAATGGTGGTAGGGATCAAGCATACGAACAGGGAAATGAACGATGCAATTGTGATAGGTGTCTGTGCATAATCACCAAATGGTTTTAAAGTGACAGTTACAATGATAAATACCAAGGTGAACCCCGCCAATAAGATGGTCAAAGCAATTTCGTTAGGCGTTTTCTGACGGCTTGCTCCCTCAACCAGGGCAATCATTTTATCTAAAAAGCTTTCGCCAGGCTCGGTAGTCGTTTTAACTTTAATTTGGTCTGAAAGCACTTTTGTACCTCCGGTAACGCTGCTTTTGTCACCTCCGGCTTCACGGATCACCGGTGCACTTTCTCCCGTGATCGCACTCTCATCAATGGTTGCCAATCCCTCGATGATCTCCCCGTCCGAAGGAATGATATCTCCGGTTTCACATACGAACACATCACCTTTACTAAGTTGGGAAGAAGCAACAATGGTGAAACTACCATCGCTTTCCAATTTTTTTGCGGGCGTTTCTTCCCTAGTTTTGCGCAAGCTATCCGCCTGTGCCTTTCCTCTGGCTTCTGCTATGGCCTCTGCGAAGTTGGCAAATAATAAAGTCACCAAAGTACTGCGGTTACGATAATGTTGTAAATTAGACCTCCCTGATTTTGTTCCCCCAAGGCAATCCATACACAGACACCTGCCATGACCAAAGTACCTACCCAAACCATGAACATTACCGGATTACGGAACATTTTGGCGGGGCTTAATTTGATAAAGGATTGTCTGATCGCTTCATTTACCAGTTCTGGCTGAAGCAGTTTATTATTTTTATTTTCTTTCATTTCAGGATGCGTTTAATAAAGTGAGAAATATTCTGCGATTGGACCTAGCGCAAGCGCAGGGAAGAACGATAACGCAGCTACAATAGCGATGACTGCGAACACCATCAGTCCGAAAGTTGCGGTATCGGTTTTCAGTGTTCCAGCACTTTCAGGAATGTATTTCTTCGCTGCCAAACTTCCAGCGATGGCTACAGGGCCGATAATCGGCAGGTATCTGGCCATCAACATCACAATACCGCAGGCAATGTTCCAGAATGGGTTGTTATCACCCAAACCTTCAAAACCACTTCCATTATTGGCACTTGATGAAGTAAATTCATAAAGCATTTCGCTAAAACCATGGTAACCTGGATTGGCCAACCATCCCGCATAGGTTGCTGGATCACTGGCGTATAAGTGACTGGCGATGGCCGTTCCAGTTAAGATTAAAAAGGGATGTAACAATGCAATGATCATAGCAATCTTCATCTCCCGTGCTTCAATTTTCTTACCTAAAAACTCAGGCGTTCTACCAACCATCAGTCCACTGATAAATACGGCAAGAATGATGAAAATGTAGAAATTAAGAAATCCTACACCTACGCCCCCATAAAATGCGTTAATCATCATCCCCAGCATCGTATTCATCCCCGAAAGTGGGGTAAGACTATCGTGCATGGCATTTACCGAACCGTTACTGGTTACCGTAGTATTGATTGCCCAATAGGCGGAAGCAGCTGGACCAAAACGTACTTCTTTGCCTTCCATACTACCCATTGGTTGTGAAATTCCCATTTTGGAAATGGCCGGATTACCGTTCATTTCATTAATTACTGTCGGCACCAAGAGCAGGATAAAGCCCAAGGTCATCACCCCAAAGATAGTCCAGGCCAGCTTTTTTCTATTCAGCACATATCCCAAGGCAAATACCATTGCTATTGGAATCAAAAAGATAGATACGGTCTCTACTATGTTGGTGAAATAGCTCGGATTTTCAAGCGGATGGGCAGAATTAGGTCCATAGAAACCACCACCATTTGTGCCCAGTTGCTTGATAGCCACAAAGGCAGCTACCGGACCACGACTTACCTGTACACTATCGCCCTGCATATTCACTATGGTGTCTTTTCCTTCAAGTGTCATCGGAGTGCCGTTAAATACTAATAAGCTAGCCACTACCAGTGCCAATGGGAACAATACCCTTGTGCAGCTTCTCACAAACAGAAAGTAAAAATTACCAAGTTTATCAGTAGTTTTCTCCTTCATAGCCAAGAATACTACACCCGCAATCGCGATACCGCAACCGGCACTAATGAACTGCCATAACATCAGGGTCAACTGCCCAAAATAAGACAAGCCACTTTCGCCAGAGTAGTGCTGCAAATTAGTGTTGGTTACAAAGCTTACCGCCGTATTAAATGCCAGGTCTCCGCTCATTGATGGGTTACCATCAGGATTCAGCGGTAGCCATGCCATATTAGTCAGCACAAACATCGACCAAAGGAACCAGATCAGGTTGATGGTCAACAAAGCTCCCAAGTGTTGCTTCCAGTTCATTTCCCTTTTCGGGTCGAGGCCAGCAAGTTTATAGAATATTTTATCTATTGGGTTAAAAATTGCATCCAGCCATGTTTTTTGATTGGTAAAAATCTTGCTGATGTATCTGCCCAGTGGTATAGCGAGTAGCAGCACCGTAGCGTACATCAGTACAATTCCTAGTATTTCTGTATTCATTATTATTTGTTAATGTTTGTTAAACGATCTCCCTGTTATCCCTCTATCAATATCAAGAGCCTTAGAATGAAAAGCATGAAAAGCGAACCGAAAAAAAGTAGGCAAAGTACCAGGCCTAGTCGTTCCTTAAATTTTCTTTTGATTTCTGGCTTCATTTTTAGGATTGTTTATTTGAATTTTGAGAGTTAGGTAATGGATGTCTTAAAATTTTTCTGGTCTGATCAGCACATAGCACATATAAAAAAATACGGCGATGGCGATGACAAATAGTAGCGTCATATCTTATCAAAATAGCTAATTGTTAAAAAAAATAGGGCAAATAGCACGATGCCCAGAAGCGTGAGTGTAATGATCATTGTTTTATCCGTTTATTAATCTGTAAATAATTCCAAAGAGTACGATAGCTCCATACACGGCAGCGAGTAGGTGCCATGACTTGAGCTTTCTATATAACCTGATTTTCGATCTGTCCATGATTTCCTGTTTTGTATGCCACAGTAATGGCAAGAGGTATTCCAAAAAGAAAATAAAACCACATACAACTGATGGTCAGTTAGTTAATTTTAAAACAAAAAGTTTTACAAAGAAAAACCCTTTCAAAACGCTAGGGTGCATACTGTCGTTTTGAAAGGGTCGAGGAGCTTGAAGCTGGAGATGGTGCTCAGCTAAGCTTTGGGGATATGAATATTTATTCGAGGCCAAATTGGGCCATTTTCCGATAGAGGGTGGTCAGGGCAATGTTCAACAGTTCGGCGGTCTTCGTCTTGTTTCCACTGGTATAGTTCAATACCTTTTGGATATGTATTTTTTCGGCACTGGCAAGATCAAATGCTGAAAGTGTTTTATTCATAGATTCACTATTCGCCTTTTTTCTCAGTTCGATCGGCAGGCTATCGGCATCAAGTTCTTGGGTATCTGAAAGGATGACACTTCTTTCGATCACGTTCCGTAGCTCACGGATGTTTCCTTTCCAAGGGTGTTGCCTTAGTTCGGACAGATAATCTGCAGTCATGTGTTTGATCAGTTTTTTTGTCTTTCCAGAGAATATGCTAAGGAAATGGTTGGCAAGGGCATCGATATCCCCCACACGTTCCCGGAGCGACGGAAGGCTGATTGTAAATACTGCGATCCTGTAATACAGGTCTTCCCGGAAGTTGCCTTTTTCTATTTCCTGCTGTAGGTCCCTGTTGGTGGCCGCGACAATGCGCACGTTTACCTTGGTCGGCCTGCTATCCCCAACTTTCATGAACTCACCGGTTTCCAGTACCCTGAGCAGTTTGGCCTGTAGGTCCAATGGCATCTCGCCAATCTCGTCAAGGAATACGGTACCCTTGTTGGCCTCCTCAAATATGCCCTTGCTATCCCTGGCTGCTCCGGTAAAGGCACCTGCCTTATGGCCGAACAGTTCGTTCTCCAACAGTTCCTTGCTAAAGGCAGAGCAGTTGACAGCAACGAAATTATATTTTTTTCGATGACTTTCCTGATGTATCGCCTGAGCAAATACCTCTTTTCCTGTACCAGTTTCCCCAGTCAGTAGTACCGTAGTGTCAGAAACAGCTACTTTTCTGCCCGCTTCGATCGCCATTTGGAGTTGTATGGACTTACCAATGATCCCATCAAAGGAATATTTGGTGCCCAGCTGACGCTCCAATTGTACCACACGTCTGGCCAGGGCTACCTTATCGGCGGCTCTGTGCAACAAAGGGATGATCTTGTTGTTGTCATCGCCCTTGGTAATATAGTCGAAAGCGCCATTCTTGATCGCCTGCACACCATCCGCAATATTGCCATAGGCAGTCAGCAGGATTACCTCCAATACCGGGTAACTTTCCTTGATCTTCTTGGCCGCATCTACTCCAGAGCCATCGGGTAGTTTGACGTCGC from Pedobacter sp. SL55 includes these protein-coding regions:
- a CDS encoding Mu transposase domain-containing protein; its protein translation is MGAIVPDNLRSAVTRGSKYEAVLNDEFAAFAEHYAVTVVPARVYKPRDKSLVEGAVKLIYRSIYQRLEGRKFSDLESLNAAIRSALEIHNNKPFSGRSYSRREQFEEVEREALGPLNPIRYEVHKQVMVTVMKNGYVRLGEDIHYYSVPYTYIGKKVKVLYTSTMVQIYYHYTQVAAHKRTRAKYHYTTGKEHLASQHRFLTEWTPEKFMQEAEQIHEDVARYISQVLERKAYPEQAYKSCSGILSFTRRVGPERLANACRWADNLGQYNYPIIEEILRKRLDQLTPEDEPASIPAHNNIRGKEYYQ
- the istB gene encoding IS21-like element helper ATPase IstB, which gives rise to MNNETLEKMRQLRLYGMYDAFKTNLETSVKESLTADQFIALLVASEWDDRRNRSVQRAISGASFRYNASLEQIDYSFERGLDKNQVHRLAGLEFIKEHKDVFITGSTGTGKSYLATALGYHACQNGYKVMYVNTAKLMGQLKLAKAKGTMLAELKRIERMDMLILDDFGLQPFDPQSRLALLDIIEDRHQKRSTVITSQIPVKEWYDITGEKTVADAVLDRIVHHSVRVELFGESLRRKKLIRKMYFCRNNSC
- a CDS encoding ATP-binding protein, with the protein product MKIKTKLLLGVGLLFAMIVLLTALSGKYINQLSADAKNILTDNYKSVDYARQMLDALNGGIQLSEYQRIFQLNLRKQQATITEPGELELTAKIAKDFRRMLGRPTDQDLKKVVHQDVSGLMLLNMKAIQRKNNKASDTADEAILWIVFSGSFCFLVAFVLLVNLPSNIANPIRELTQSIREVADMNYTQRVHFEGHSEFGELARSFNTMAKKLQEYSNSSLEKLMMEKKRIETLIDNMSEPVIGLDHYKTVLFANDKALQITGLNQADMVGRPIEEVMQQNDLIRTLFMDIDPNKRNSPVKIYADKKESYFEKEIIPIGIVPTGESKEKLIGLVIVLKNVTSYKELDFAKTNFIATVSHELKTPIAAIKMSLQLLRNKQVGQLNKEQESLADSIGEDTERLLKITGELLNITQVESGSINLSMASFDITEIMDYAVNATRTAAEQKNISVKVLERGPMPKIYGDSEKSAWVLTNLLSNAIRYSYEHSKVELVVSQDADGIKLAVKDGGQGISEEYIDKIFDRYFRIPGSKKDGTGLGLSISKEFVEAQGGTINVQSELGKGSIFTISFKPHSR
- a CDS encoding sensor protein KdpD, giving the protein MEETRKSAEEFLDLIKKSRRGKFKVYIGMSAGVGKTYRMLQESHALLRNGIDIKIGYIETHNRAETHALLDGLPIIPRRKLFYKGKELEELDVQAVINLRPEVVVVDELAHTNIEGSKNTKRWQDVLEILDTGINVISAVNIQHIESLNEEVKKITGVEVKERIPDNVISQADEVVNIDLTADELITRLKEGKIYDPAKVETALKNFFQSEHILQLRELALKEVASHVEHKVESEVTKEHVLKHERFLACISSNEKTAKTVIRKTARLANYYHSKWYVLYVQTPAENVSRIALDKQRHLINNFKLATELGAEIIKVENKNVSRAIMEQCGDRKITTVCIGKPHLSLWKIILATDKFNVLLNRLSRENIDLVILS
- a CDS encoding porin — encoded protein: MKKIFVAALALLSIRAVAQTEPEKSKLTISGYAEVYYQQDFNNPLSNTRPGFVYSHNRNNEVSLNLGVVKAAYANDKVRANLGLGVGSYMNANYAAEEGVLKNIFEANVGVKLSSKSDLWLDAGILPSHIGFESAIGADCFTLTRSMLADNSPYFETGAKLSYSTPDGKWSMAALILNSWQRIQRVEGNSTPAFGHQLTFRPSGKVLLNSSSFIGNDLPDVDRRTRYFHNFYGQFTLSSKLALIAGFDFGAQQKTKGSDNYDTWYSPVLIAKFSASDKVSLAARGEYYNDKNGVIIATGSPNGFQTFAASLNLDYQILPNLVWRTEVKNLSGKDAIFVNRDEELTKGNVMAITSLAIKF
- a CDS encoding K(+)-transporting ATPase subunit C, with amino-acid sequence MKSNFFPAIRLTVVCLLFFSGIYTLIVLGLAQLAPNKGKGEIVTQKGKVHYANVGQTFSNDNYFWSRPSAVGYNAAGAGGSNKGPSNPDYLAEVQTRIDTFLVHHPGIKKTDIPSDIVTASGAGLDPNISVEAANIQVGRVAKVRGLTEGVVQQLVLAATEKPLLGLFGTEKINVLKLNIALDNLK
- the kdpA gene encoding potassium-transporting ATPase subunit KdpA, producing the protein MNTEILGIVLMYATVLLLAIPLGRYISKIFTNQKTWLDAIFNPIDKIFYKLAGLDPKREMNWKQHLGALLTINLIWFLWSMFVLTNMAWLPLNPDGNPSMSGDLAFNTAVSFVTNTNLQHYSGESGLSYFGQLTLMLWQFISAGCGIAIAGVVFLAMKEKTTDKLGNFYFLFVRSCTRVLFPLALVVASLLVFNGTPMTLEGKDTIVNMQGDSVQVSRGPVAAFVAIKQLGTNGGGFYGPNSAHPLENPSYFTNIVETVSIFLIPIAMVFALGYVLNRKKLAWTIFGVMTLGFILLLVPTVINEMNGNPAISKMGISQPMGSMEGKEVRFGPAASAYWAINTTVTSNGSVNAMHDSLTPLSGMNTMLGMMINAFYGGVGVGFLNFYIFIILAVFISGLMVGRTPEFLGKKIEAREMKIAMIIALLHPFLILTGTAIASHLYASDPATYAGWLANPGYHGFSEMLYEFTSSSANNGSGFEGLGDNNPFWNIACGIVMLMARYLPIIGPVAIAGSLAAKKYIPESAGTLKTDTATFGLMVFAVIAIVAALSFFPALALGPIAEYFSLY
- a CDS encoding potassium-transporting ATPase subunit F, with amino-acid sequence MTLLFVIAIAVFFYMCYVLIRPEKF
- a CDS encoding sigma-54-dependent transcriptional regulator, whose translation is MAKVLIIDDEEKIRTLLSKIISLEGFEVTQAADIGEGMAKLTNTDIDVVICDVKLPDGSGVDAAKKIKESYPVLEVILLTAYGNIADGVQAIKNGAFDYITKGDDNNKIIPLLHRAADKVALARRVVQLERQLGTKYSFDGIIGKSIQLQMAIEAGRKVAVSDTTVLLTGETGTGKEVFAQAIHQESHRKKYNFVAVNCSAFSKELLENELFGHKAGAFTGAARDSKGIFEEANKGTVFLDEIGEMPLDLQAKLLRVLETGEFMKVGDSRPTKVNVRIVAATNRDLQQEIEKGNFREDLYYRIAVFTISLPSLRERVGDIDALANHFLSIFSGKTKKLIKHMTADYLSELRQHPWKGNIRELRNVIERSVILSDTQELDADSLPIELRKKANSESMNKTLSAFDLASAEKIHIQKVLNYTSGNKTKTAELLNIALTTLYRKMAQFGLE